In Shewanella psychrotolerans, the genomic stretch ATCGTTCAACTCAGTGTCATTTTTCGGCATCACATCATCCCAAATCTCAAATGTTCACCTTACTCTAACCGATTGTGGAACGAGAGTCTGCTGTGACAACGTCACCGGCATCATGTACCGCCTAATGAGGTGCATCAATCGCTTTTAACTTGTTTAAAAAACAAAAAATGTCGCATTTTCGTATGTCAAACCATGTTAATCGTCCTAACTAATCTATGGATATATTGTCCGCCTTTTAGCCTAGGGATGTTGTGAATGCCCTTAATGCACGACTAGATGGATATAGAAGGTAGGGCGAAGCACGACTAAAGGTATTTAGGAGATAGGATAACGCATGGAGCACTTCTCGAGGATGCTAGAGCCTGGGGAGCTTACCTAATAAGCGCTAACCTTTAGTGCTAAATCCTCGCTGAGCGATCAAATCTTTATACTAATTGGTATTAATCTTTAGCGATGACTCTTCGCCCAACTTTACCTTTCTCTATTTCACTATCGATGACCAATCTCAATGCAAACACCTTTTTGCAAATGTTGTAAGAAATTGTGATCGAATCGATCTTGTTAATTCATCTATACGAGCCGGATCACATAAATTACTTTCGTCATACAATACCATCATTGTCATTACTTCAGGGTAAGATTAAAAGTTCAGATATCACTGATACAAAAGAACATTTACCTAGGTTAAACATCTAGCAATGCAATGTATTTCGATATATCTGACCTTTGGGAGCCGTCCGTAGATCGGGGGGCATAAACTAAGAAATTAAGTTATATCGACGTTAAAATTTAGGAGCTCAACATGAACATTTCAGTATCTAAATGCGCTGCCATTGCAACTTTATGTTTAATCGGTTTTTCTAGCACAGCTTCTGCAGCGATGGACCCTCAACTTGAGAACACATTAATCCAAGTGTGCAAAGCCGGTGCAAGTAATAAAATCACCACTTTTAATAACACTATGCGTGACTACCGTATTAACAAACATGTCGTGTTTCCACGCTTAGTGTGCAATGGCCAGAATTTTTATCAGTTTGCCTTTAATCAAGGCGCTTATAAAACAGCTAATAAAATTAACCAGTATGTTCAAGGTCGAGTCACCATCAAAGATCTTGCTCAAACTAATATCTCTAAGGAGGTCTATGCCGTCAACTATTAACAGATACACTTAGGTGATCTTGTGAAATTGTTAGAATCTCTCCCTTTTATGGCTATGCCACTCGCTTAACCACCCATTAAGCGTATTTATCCCTATCACATGATTGTGATAGGGATTTTTTATGCCTATATCTTTCCACTACCACAAACTCTAGCGTTATTCATCTACAAACGGCACGCCAAACGTGACGTTAGCCGCAGTTTTTTTAATCAGCTCATGCTACAAACAGAAGCTGCTTAATGTTTATTTTTTAGCCAATTTAAGGAGCGTTAAATCGACTTCTTATAATTGAAAATGCAGATGTTATGCAGTTAATGCAAAGGATATCGCTATGCTGAAAAAAGTGAGCCGCCTCGATTACTTTACACTACAAGTGTTTATTGGGTTGATTGAGCTTAAAAATGGCAGCGCGGTTGCAGACAGAATGCAAACAACCCAGTCTAAGATCAGTCGAAGCCTAACCTGCTTACGCGAAGTATTAGAAGATGAACTCTTTGTTCGCCAGCAATATGGATTTGAGCCAAATCAAGTGGCGCTTAAGATCTATCCAATGGTGCAAACGGTTTTGGAGCAATACGACAAAATTGTCGCGACGACCATAGATAAAGGCACAGAACCATACCAACTCAGCGTAGCCACCTATGAGCAATGGTCACTGATGGCAATGAACTGCGTGCATGAGACTTGTCACTGTATCGAAGGCGGAGTCAGTATCAATATTCTGCCTTGGACAGACAACATAGCTCAGCGTTTATGTCAGGGTAAAATCGATTGCAGTATTTCTACCGAACCGATTAACCACACCATGGTGAACAATTACAAGCTCGGCGATATTAGCTATTTCTTTATCGTCGCCAGAACTGGCCACCCGATTCTGACATCAAGCCAGCCATTGGTAGACCTATTCAACTACCCTCTTGCGCTGGTGAATACCAACTTACATGAGCAACAAGCCCACCCGATAGAAGAATATGCTACTGCACACAATCTCAATATTAAGATCGCCCTTAAGAGTCCAAGTTTACGGATGTTGGTCGACCACGTATGTCATTGTGACGATATCGCTTTACTCTCATCGGCTATGTCGATGGTTTATTTTGAAAACCGCAATGATGTCGACTATATCGACGTATCTCAGCTTTGGCGTGAAACCAGTGGAATAGAGTGCGAGAGTTACTATTTGCATTGCCATAAAAGCATCAAACCACAATTAGTTAACTGCTTAAAAACGGTTCTTACAGAGAAACTAACTGAGATGCAGTCTCACTATGATGCGGTTGCTTCGGGCCATAATCTAACCTGTGATAGCTCAACAGAACCGACTGCAAAACATTCCTCTAAACACTGCTGTCCTCATGGAACAAGCAATCGCTCGTCAACGGATGGCATGACCAAATCCCACTGCCCTAACGACACCAGCGATGATCCAGCACCAAGATGTTGCGATAACTAACGCTCAATCAGTATAAGGCTTTAATGCCTTAGTTAGTGGACGCTCTGATTGATCAGTAATGTGATCTCATTTTTAAGCCAATCAAGATGTGAGCTGGGATGATGTTTAGCACTGATAAGATAGAGCATTGGTTGAGGCTGCTCTCGATAAAGTAATTCGGTATCGATGGCGGATAAACAACAAACGTGCAGCCCGGGTAATAGATGGCTCTGGTCATATACCTTGTTATAGGGCAGTAAACTCACCGTCTTATTATCAGACAGGTAACGGAAGAGATCGTGAAATCCCAACCCTGTTTGCGCGTTGTCATAGGGCGCCTGGTGACAAAACAGCTTTTGATGACGGCAAAAGGCTTGGAACGGATCTAGGGACGATCTATTTAATGAACTAAATGCACTGAGATAGGGATAACTCGCGATATTAACTAAGCTAATCTCTTGATTTAATATTGGATGATGCAGACCACACAATAGATAAAGGTGCGTTAATCTCTTTAGCGGTATCACCTCAAGACGGGGATCATTTTGTAATAATTCAGGGTTAGATTCACTGAGTATGGCAATATCAATCAGCCCATTAGCCGTATCTTCCAAAATATCTTCCGAGCCACTGCGTAACTCAAAACTGAGCGGCACGTGTGCTGAGTTGATCGCGGTACTCAAGTGCTGAGGAAAATGCTGGATCAGCAGGTCGCTGACATAAATCACCATCGCCGTGTTTAGCTCTAGCGGGTTAAGTTGATTCAATTGATACAGATGCTCGGAGCATTGCACTAACTCCTTCACAATTGGATAGAGTTGCCGCGTAAACTCGTTAGGTTCGAGGCCATGCTTTTTTCGAATAAATAATGGATTATTAAAAATCATCCTCGCATGTTGTAGGCAACGACTCACTTTAGGTGCTGGTATATTCATATCGATAGCAACCGAAGAAGCTGAATGCTTTTCATAAAGATTAACCAATATATTAGCACTAAGCATATCCAAGCTATCTAGAGTTATATTTTTCATTTAAAAATACCTCCACAATATTAAATACACCAAGTTAAATTATAACCAACATAATGGTTTTAACAATGTTCCTATACATAATTAATAAATTAAATAAAATAGACTTAGATCATAATTCTTAATTTCAATGGTTTACAGGTGTAGTGCAAACCACTAATTTAAAACAAAATTAAAAGCATTTAAACCTAAAAACAAGATATTCACAATTTAATAACTACATATCCAACTATTGATAATCTACAATTCCAAATAGCTAAAACCAGCTATCAGACCCACCACTAAATTTTAATAATTTGATTTCAATAATTATTGTAAATATCCAGCATAAAGTAATAATAAAATGGAGAGTTAAAAATAGAAGTACTAATGGAGGTTTATCATGAACGCCACCGCTACAGTTATTTTAAGTTATGCATTTATGTATTTTGTTTTATTCATAATTGTTCCTCTCGTAATCGTGACCTTCGTAATGACTTGCATAAAGTTCTTTAGATCAAATGAGGTTCAGATGGTCGATGCAACGGTAAGCATCAAGCCCCACTTGCTCGATAAGGAGTCTATGCATTTCCTAAAAAGCTTAAAATCAATCGCGAGTAATCGCTACGATGTGCTGTACGGGGCGTCTCTGGTTAATGTGGTCGATATTGATGATTCAATAAAAAATCACGAAGAGGTTCAGGACTTCATGGAACATTGCCACCTAGATTATGTGGTCGTCGACAATGAATCATCAGCGGTCAAATTAGTGGTTAGCGACCCAGATGCCAGCTCAGATGAACAGATGAAGTTTGTCGAAAAATGTTTAGATTACATCGGTGTACAATTTATCAAATTAGATAAAGATAAGCACTGTGACGAAGCCCTACTGCGCAATGCCCTCGCAGCCTGATGGTTAACGTAACTCAAGCAGTAATCGCGCAACCGAGCGTCAAACTTACCACTTGGCGCTCTCCTCTAAAGCCGAGATCATGTTCACCCTAAGGTGTAAGGATACGGTATGTGCCAAATTAGCCGTTATATCTCAATTCTGCTCTATGTCGCCGTTACGACATGCGTTTGGTGCGGTATCCCAACCCCAAGCATTGCAGCAGATAATGCAACAAGTCATACAACAAGCAGCACATGTATGAAGTGCCATAAGCGTAATGGTCAACTACTAGGCATACATGCAAATCCAGGACTGGCGATCCAATGCCAAGATTGTCATGGTAAAAAAGGCAATCATCCTAAAAAAGATTCACAAATAAATACCTTTGGTGCCGGTAGCCTGGTGCCCGTCGATAAACAAGTCGCCATCTGCCTCGCATGTCATGATCATCAAGCCTTGGCCGAAGCCGAGTGGACTCACAATGTGCACGCAACCAAACTTGCTTGCGCCCAATGCCACAAGCTACATCCAGAATCCGATCCTATGTTGACGTTAGACAGCAAACAACATAGCCAATTATGTGTTACCTGCCATCGGGTCAATCAATAGGAGGCCTGTTATGGAACATTCAAAACGACAATTTCTAAAAGGCTGCGGCGCACTACTAGCTGGGGTATCGGTTTATAGCGTCACTAAATCCCCCCTAGCCGAAAACACCGATACTGAAGCGCAGGCCGAGATAAAGTATGCCATGGTTCACGATGAGAACATCTGCATAGGCTGTAATGCCTGCGTAGAGGCCTGCCGCGAAGTCAATCATGTACCAGAGGGTGTCACTCGACTCAAAATCGATCGTACAGGGCCTTTTGGGGAATACCCAGAACAGAGCTACCGTTTCAATCGCGTCTCTTGTCAACACTGTGAAGCAGCACCTTGCGTCAGAGTTTGTCCAACAGGCGCAGCTTACATAGATAAAAAAACCGGTATCGTCGCGGTGCACGAAGAACGTTGTGTCGGCTGCCAATACTGTATTGCCGCCTGCCCTTATCAGGTTCGTTTTATTAACCCTGAGACCCGCACCGCCGACAAATGCGATTTCTGTCAGCAGACCCAATTGAAGCAGGGATTAGCGCCTGCCTGTGTGCTGGCTTGCCCAACTAAGGCATTAACCTTTGGCAATTTAAAAGACCCTGACTCAGACCTAGTACGGCTCTTAAAGAGTAAACCGACCTATCGCTCTAAAGTCGATCTCGGTACTCGGCCTAAATTGTTCCATGTGCAAATCATTGATGGGGAGATAATGCTATGAGTGCTTTTCACTTTGAAGGCCTAGTATGGCATTGGCCTATTGCCATCTATCTGTTCTTAGCGGGACTATCAGCTGGCGCAGTGTTTTTCGCTATCATGCTCAAACATTTTAAATTGGCAGGTGAAGCCTACCATTCCCCTTTCGTGCAGGCAGCGGCAATCATCGCGCCAATCACCGTATTTGGCGGTTTAGGGATATTGGTATTCGATCTTACCAAGCCCTTAGATTTCTGGAAGATTTTGGTGTTTTACAATACCACTTCAGTGATGTCTATGGGGGTCTTGGTATTGATGGCCTATCAGGTTGCGTTATTTGCTTGGATAGCCTGTATCTTCAACAAGATGATACTTCAACTGCTAGGTGACAGATTGGCATTTGTCAGCCGCATGATTAAATGGCTAGTTAAGCAAGAAGCGGCTATTACCGGCGTGTTGGTGATTTTGTCTATCTCATTAGGGGCGTACACTGGCTTCTTACTATCGGCGCTAATCGGCTTCCCACTACTGAATAACCCTGTGCTGCCTTTGCTATTTTTAATCTCAGGTTTATCCTCTGGCGCAGCAGCAACACTGCTCGGTGGAGTGCTTTTACGAGGCAACCCCAATGGTATCGAAGTGCGCTTTATCCATGGCATCGAAATTCCGATGATCTTGGTGGAGATTGGCCTGATATTTACCTTCTTTGTTGGGCTTATTCTTTCAGGTGGCCAAAGCCAAGTGGCGGCGCTTAACGCTATAGGCTATGGCTTTTGGGGCTGGATATTTTGGGGGGGAGTGATAGGTGTCGGACTGACACTACCCCTTGCAGCCAACCTATGGATGAAGGTGTCAGCGGACCGTAAATTTACCTATGTTGCGGTTACTGCAAGCTTTAGCCTTATCGGGGTATTTTTACTGCGAAACTTCATCCTCTACACAGGACAGATGACAGGGGTATAGAGGCAGCACTAGCTCGAATGCTAAAGTTTGAGTGCTAAAGTTCAGTGTTCTAACTCACCGCAACAACATGATCCCCCAAGGCGCATCGATTACCAAATGGTGCGCCTTATGATTTGACTACACATGTATAGCATTTGATTGCATAACGATTCTATTGTTGTCTATTGCCAAAATTGATGATTAACTTACGACAATATCATCGAGGAGCTAACGCGAGATGGAACCGGATGAGCAAGCATCCTTAACCGAATTACGCGCTGAGCTAGCAGCACTTAAGCGAGAAAATGCCAAGCTTAAACTGTTAAATGCCCGCGCAGAAGAGAAATTATTTGCCGCATTAGATGGCAATGGCTTATGCCTTTGGGAGCAACATATCCCCAGCGGCAACTTAACCATCTTTAACATGAAATGGGGTGAACTACTGGGCTTTAGCCGCGAAGAACTTGCTGCCCATGTAGACAGCTGGAAACAAAACTTGCATCCAGAAGATAAAGAGTGGGTCATAAAAGCCTTTGAAGATCACGTTAACGGTAAGTCCGATTACTATCAGGCCGTCCATCGTATGATCCATAAAGATGGCTCTGTCACTTGGGTATCAGATCGTGGGCGAATCGTCGAACGTAAGGCCGACGGAACGCCGCTACGTATCATGGGAACCCATATGGATATCACCCAAGAAAAACGTTACGAGCAGGAACTCTCCATCTTGGCACACAGCGATCCGCTGACGAACCTGAGTAACCGTAAGGCCCTTACTCGCGCCTTCAATGAACATCAGGCACAATCGAGTCTAGGCGGGGCGCTATTTTTCATCGATCTCGATGGTTTTAAAGGCCTTAACGATAAACTTGGGCATAAGTTTGGCGATCTATTACTGATCCATGTGGCCAACAACTTAAAGATGCTTGCAGGAGAAACGGCTCACTGCGCCCGCATTGGTGGTGATGAGTTTATGATTATGCTGCCCACCACAGATGGGGAGACATTGAGTCAGTTGGCCCAGAAGATACTCGATACCTATGAGCAAGATTTCAAACTCGATGGCTATGATATCTCACTGGGCTTGAGTATTGGGGTGTATTGTTTCAGCCCAGAGGACTCTTTTACTGTCGGCTTAGAGCGAGCGGATGCGGCTATGTACCGAGTCAAAAACCAGGGTAAGCATGGGTATCAATTTTGGCAACCTAGGGTCAAAATCTCAAACTCCCCCTGAGCACTAATGAATAAACCTAAAAAAGGAAGCCGATGCTTCCTTTTTTAATCCACTAAAGCTAACCTAGTCGGCGGCTTATCTTATACCAATCAGTATAAGAAAGTGATCTACTCAGCGTGTTTTTTGGCAACTAATTCAAGGCGAATGGCAGATGGAATGGTCGTTCCCTTGTGAGGCCATTCAACGTAGAAGTAGGAAGCCAAAAACACGCCTAACAGGCGAGTTTTAGCGCTTTTGATGCTGTGTTAACGAGTTTGAGCGTAGAACAACTATGCTCTTCACTCGTTGCCTTGCCTCATCAGCGCTAAATTCTCGCTGAGCGATCACATCTTTATACTAATTGGTATTACCTAAGCACCTTACTTAAAAACGCTTGTGTTCTCGGCTCTTTAGGCTGAGTAAATAGCTCATCTGGCTTACTGTTTTCGACAATATAACCGCCATCCATGAAGATCACTCTATTGGACACATCGCGAGCAAAGCCCATCTCATGGGTCACGATCACCATGGTCATCCCAGCAAGCGCCAATGACTTCATGACATCTAGTACATCGCCAACCATCTCGGGATCCAGTGCCGATGTAGGCTCATCAAACAGCATCAGTTCAGGCTTCATGGCTAACGCGCGGGCAATCGCGACCCGCTGCTTTTGGCCGCCAGAGAGACTAGAGGGGTAAGCTTGCGCCTTGTCGGAAAGCCCCACTTGTTCAAGTAAGGCAAGCGCCTCAATATCGGCATCATTTTGAGTCATTAGGCCTAACTTAACTGGTGCCAGAGTAATGTTTTGCTTAACCGTTTTATGGGGAAACAGATTAAAGTTCTGAAACACCATGCCCACTTTTTGGCGTAGCTTGTCTATGCAAGCACCTTTGGCAGTGATCGATTGACCATCGATGGCAATATCACCCTGTGTTGGTTGCTCGAGCAGATTAATGCAGCGCAGAAACGTACTCTTACCGCTACCACTTGGGCCAATCACACTGACCACCTCACCGCGAGCGATATGCTCATTAATCCCCTTAAGCACCAAATTATCGCCAAAACTTTTATGTAGATTAGTTATATTAATCACTCTGCTTTAACCTCTTCTCAAATTTCGACAACATAAAGGTGAAGCTGTATGTCAGCAGCAAATAGATGAGCGCACAGGTAAACAGCGGCACACTATCTTCAAAAGTTCGGCTACGGATGATCTCTCCAGCGCGCATTAAATCCACTCCACCAATAAAGCCGATCACCGCGGTTTCTTTTAAGAGTACGATGAACTCATTACCTAAGGCGGGCAGAATATTCTTAATCGCTTGAGGCAGTATCACCTCTTTCATGGTCATCCCTTGAGACAAGCCTAAGGAGCGCGCCGCCTCAGTTTGGCCTTTATCGACCGCCTGAATTCCCGCACGGATGATCTCTGAAATATAGGCACCACTATTAAGGCCAAAGGCGATAATGGCCGCTGTAATTTTATCGACATCAAATGCAGCCAGCACGATGAAGTAAAGAATGACTAACTGCACAACGACGGGGGTACCACGTATCACTCCAACGTAAAGCTCCGCTGGCCAGCGCAGATACCATTTAGATGACATCTTCATTAGCGTGGTAGTAATGCCGAGCATCGACCCTAATATCATGGCAAAAAAGGTCACAATTAGCGTGACCTTAAGACCATTTAAGATCAGTAAGATCCCAACCAGACCATCGTCACCTATAGGGGTAAAGAGTGAAGCATTAATTGCATCTATCATGATGGGATCACTTAATATGCTGAGACACGAGCGCCTGATATTCGCCGTTTTTATTCATCTTAATCAAAGTATTATTGATGCTCGACAATAGTTCTGGCTGGGTCTTAGCAACGGCAAAGCCGTAAAACTCAGGAGGAAACGCTAGGTTGATTAACTTGAGATCGGGATTTTTCTCGAGATAGTTGGCCGCAGGTTCACTGTCAAATAAGACGAGATCGACCTTGCCATTCTTCAGCTCCATAATAGCTTCGAATCCGGTGTTAAATGCGGTGATCTCTTGGGTGTATTGCTTCGCCATCATGTCTGCGGTAGAACCCAGCTGCACCGCAAAATGTTTACCAGTGAGATCTTCAATAGTGTGAATACTATCGTCATCTTTATTCACTAGTACCACTTGGGTCGCTTCATAATAGGGAGCAGAAAAATTCACGCTCGCCTCACGCTCTGGAGTAATGGTCATCCCCGATGCAATGAAGTCAATTTTGCCTGAATTTAAAGCTACGATTAACGAGTCAAATTTCATGTTTTCGATCTTAAGAGTTTTGCCTGCATCCTTAGCAATTTGACGCGCTAAATCGATATCAAACCCCTTGATCTCATCACCGCTGGTGCCACCAACATATTCAAAAGGCGGGAACGAGGCATTGGTTCCAACCACCAACACGTCTTGCGGCTTACCACATCCTGTTAACCCCAAGGCCGTAATAAATGCAAAGCAGCCCAATAACATGGATTTTTTCATTGTTAACTCTCTTTTTAATAATAAACACTTAGCTGGGCAGGACTATAAGTTCATTCAATCTCGCAGTCAATACTTATGCATTTATATTGATTATCAATTCACCTTGTTCACTATCCATTTACACTATTAACAATCACCTCGACTAAATCTGTCACAGAAAATATGCCTGAGGTTAATACCCAAAGTGAGATTTGTGGTAGCATCTTGCCATTCCGCTACGCGGCTTAGAACAAGTGTGCGCAACACAGATTTAAGTCTGCAACAGACCCTAAATTACAGGAAGCCATTTTGAGCGATTCAGCAACCCGCCTTAATAAATACATCAGTGAAAGTGGTATCTGTTCACGTAGAGAAGCCGATCGTTATATCGAACAGGGCAATGTATTTATCAATGGTAAACGTGCCCAGATTGGCGATACGGTTAGCTTTGGTGACAAGGTTAAAGTCAATGGCCGTGACATAGAGCCTAGACAGGAAGAAGACTTAGTCTTCATCGCATTAAATAAGCCTGTGGGTATTGTCAGTACCACGGAAAGCACCGAGCGCGATAACATAGTCGATTTTGTTAATCACAGTGACCGAATTTTCCCTATTGGCCGCTTAGATAAAGACTCTCAAGGCTTAATATTCCTGACCAACAATGGCGATCTAGTCAATAAAATTTTGCGTGCGGGTAACAACCACGACAAAGAGTATGTGGTCACCGTCAACAAGCCGATCACCGAAGCGTTTTTAACCGGAATGCGTGCTGGGGTGCCCATGCTTGGGGTGATCACGAAGAAATGTAAGATGGAGCAGATCTCGACGTTCGTGTTTAAGATCGTGCTGGTACAGGGCCTTAACCGTCAGATCCGCAGAATGTGTGAACATTTCAACTTCGAAGTCACCAAACTTGAACGCCAAAGCATAATGAACGTCTCCTTAAAGGGATTACCGATAGGTGAATGGCGTGACTTAGATGATGAGGAGCTTTCAACCCTGTTTAAACTGATAGAGAACTCCTCTTCTGAAGACAAAAAAGCCCCGAAAAAAGCGGTAAAAAAGCCCGCCAAGAAACCCAATAAATCGCTACGGGATAAGATTGAAGGCCCTGAACACTTTATGCAAAATCACGGTGGTAATAAAAAGAAAAAGCCTACTGGCGCCAATAAAGGCAAGCCATCGCACGCAAGACGTCCTAAGCGCTAACACTCGATTCATCGCTAATGCAACGAGTCGATAGCAGCGTTGCATTAGCGGTTACCTTTTCTACACTAAAAATTATAAGCGACTGATACACCAATGTTTCTGGGGTCAACTATTGCCGCATAGCCGTCAACATAACCGCGCCCAGGGGGCTGTCTTACCGTCACGGC encodes the following:
- a CDS encoding DUF3718 domain-containing protein — encoded protein: MNISVSKCAAIATLCLIGFSSTASAAMDPQLENTLIQVCKAGASNKITTFNNTMRDYRINKHVVFPRLVCNGQNFYQFAFNQGAYKTANKINQYVQGRVTIKDLAQTNISKEVYAVNY
- a CDS encoding LysR family transcriptional regulator, giving the protein MLKKVSRLDYFTLQVFIGLIELKNGSAVADRMQTTQSKISRSLTCLREVLEDELFVRQQYGFEPNQVALKIYPMVQTVLEQYDKIVATTIDKGTEPYQLSVATYEQWSLMAMNCVHETCHCIEGGVSINILPWTDNIAQRLCQGKIDCSISTEPINHTMVNNYKLGDISYFFIVARTGHPILTSSQPLVDLFNYPLALVNTNLHEQQAHPIEEYATAHNLNIKIALKSPSLRMLVDHVCHCDDIALLSSAMSMVYFENRNDVDYIDVSQLWRETSGIECESYYLHCHKSIKPQLVNCLKTVLTEKLTEMQSHYDAVASGHNLTCDSSTEPTAKHSSKHCCPHGTSNRSSTDGMTKSHCPNDTSDDPAPRCCDN
- a CDS encoding LysR family transcriptional regulator translates to MKNITLDSLDMLSANILVNLYEKHSASSVAIDMNIPAPKVSRCLQHARMIFNNPLFIRKKHGLEPNEFTRQLYPIVKELVQCSEHLYQLNQLNPLELNTAMVIYVSDLLIQHFPQHLSTAINSAHVPLSFELRSGSEDILEDTANGLIDIAILSESNPELLQNDPRLEVIPLKRLTHLYLLCGLHHPILNQEISLVNIASYPYLSAFSSLNRSSLDPFQAFCRHQKLFCHQAPYDNAQTGLGFHDLFRYLSDNKTVSLLPYNKVYDQSHLLPGLHVCCLSAIDTELLYREQPQPMLYLISAKHHPSSHLDWLKNEITLLINQSVH
- a CDS encoding DUF2726 domain-containing protein; protein product: MVDATVSIKPHLLDKESMHFLKSLKSIASNRYDVLYGASLVNVVDIDDSIKNHEEVQDFMEHCHLDYVVVDNESSAVKLVVSDPDASSDEQMKFVEKCLDYIGVQFIKLDKDKHCDEALLRNALAA
- a CDS encoding cytochrome c3 family protein, which encodes MCQISRYISILLYVAVTTCVWCGIPTPSIAADNATSHTTSSTCMKCHKRNGQLLGIHANPGLAIQCQDCHGKKGNHPKKDSQINTFGAGSLVPVDKQVAICLACHDHQALAEAEWTHNVHATKLACAQCHKLHPESDPMLTLDSKQHSQLCVTCHRVNQ
- a CDS encoding 4Fe-4S dicluster domain-containing protein — translated: MEHSKRQFLKGCGALLAGVSVYSVTKSPLAENTDTEAQAEIKYAMVHDENICIGCNACVEACREVNHVPEGVTRLKIDRTGPFGEYPEQSYRFNRVSCQHCEAAPCVRVCPTGAAYIDKKTGIVAVHEERCVGCQYCIAACPYQVRFINPETRTADKCDFCQQTQLKQGLAPACVLACPTKALTFGNLKDPDSDLVRLLKSKPTYRSKVDLGTRPKLFHVQIIDGEIML
- the nrfD gene encoding cytochrome c nitrite reductase subunit NrfD; this encodes MSAFHFEGLVWHWPIAIYLFLAGLSAGAVFFAIMLKHFKLAGEAYHSPFVQAAAIIAPITVFGGLGILVFDLTKPLDFWKILVFYNTTSVMSMGVLVLMAYQVALFAWIACIFNKMILQLLGDRLAFVSRMIKWLVKQEAAITGVLVILSISLGAYTGFLLSALIGFPLLNNPVLPLLFLISGLSSGAAATLLGGVLLRGNPNGIEVRFIHGIEIPMILVEIGLIFTFFVGLILSGGQSQVAALNAIGYGFWGWIFWGGVIGVGLTLPLAANLWMKVSADRKFTYVAVTASFSLIGVFLLRNFILYTGQMTGV
- a CDS encoding diguanylate cyclase domain-containing protein; the encoded protein is MEPDEQASLTELRAELAALKRENAKLKLLNARAEEKLFAALDGNGLCLWEQHIPSGNLTIFNMKWGELLGFSREELAAHVDSWKQNLHPEDKEWVIKAFEDHVNGKSDYYQAVHRMIHKDGSVTWVSDRGRIVERKADGTPLRIMGTHMDITQEKRYEQELSILAHSDPLTNLSNRKALTRAFNEHQAQSSLGGALFFIDLDGFKGLNDKLGHKFGDLLLIHVANNLKMLAGETAHCARIGGDEFMIMLPTTDGETLSQLAQKILDTYEQDFKLDGYDISLGLSIGVYCFSPEDSFTVGLERADAAMYRVKNQGKHGYQFWQPRVKISNSP
- a CDS encoding amino acid ABC transporter ATP-binding protein yields the protein MINITNLHKSFGDNLVLKGINEHIARGEVVSVIGPSGSGKSTFLRCINLLEQPTQGDIAIDGQSITAKGACIDKLRQKVGMVFQNFNLFPHKTVKQNITLAPVKLGLMTQNDADIEALALLEQVGLSDKAQAYPSSLSGGQKQRVAIARALAMKPELMLFDEPTSALDPEMVGDVLDVMKSLALAGMTMVIVTHEMGFARDVSNRVIFMDGGYIVENSKPDELFTQPKEPRTQAFLSKVLR
- a CDS encoding amino acid ABC transporter permease, giving the protein MIDAINASLFTPIGDDGLVGILLILNGLKVTLIVTFFAMILGSMLGITTTLMKMSSKWYLRWPAELYVGVIRGTPVVVQLVILYFIVLAAFDVDKITAAIIAFGLNSGAYISEIIRAGIQAVDKGQTEAARSLGLSQGMTMKEVILPQAIKNILPALGNEFIVLLKETAVIGFIGGVDLMRAGEIIRSRTFEDSVPLFTCALIYLLLTYSFTFMLSKFEKRLKQSD
- a CDS encoding basic amino acid ABC transporter substrate-binding protein — encoded protein: MKKSMLLGCFAFITALGLTGCGKPQDVLVVGTNASFPPFEYVGGTSGDEIKGFDIDLARQIAKDAGKTLKIENMKFDSLIVALNSGKIDFIASGMTITPEREASVNFSAPYYEATQVVLVNKDDDSIHTIEDLTGKHFAVQLGSTADMMAKQYTQEITAFNTGFEAIMELKNGKVDLVLFDSEPAANYLEKNPDLKLINLAFPPEFYGFAVAKTQPELLSSINNTLIKMNKNGEYQALVSQHIK
- the rluF gene encoding 23S rRNA pseudouridine(2604) synthase RluF, encoding MSDSATRLNKYISESGICSRREADRYIEQGNVFINGKRAQIGDTVSFGDKVKVNGRDIEPRQEEDLVFIALNKPVGIVSTTESTERDNIVDFVNHSDRIFPIGRLDKDSQGLIFLTNNGDLVNKILRAGNNHDKEYVVTVNKPITEAFLTGMRAGVPMLGVITKKCKMEQISTFVFKIVLVQGLNRQIRRMCEHFNFEVTKLERQSIMNVSLKGLPIGEWRDLDDEELSTLFKLIENSSSEDKKAPKKAVKKPAKKPNKSLRDKIEGPEHFMQNHGGNKKKKPTGANKGKPSHARRPKR